In Myxococcota bacterium, the DNA window ACTGCGTTGATCCGCACGCCGCGGGCGGCGTATTCGATCGCGAGGGCTTTCGTGAAGCTCCAGACCGCCCCCTTCGACGCCGCGTAGGCCGCGCCGTAGATGAGCCCGGAGACGGCGGCGGCCGACGACATGTTGACGATGTTGCCGCCGGTCTCGAGCAGATGGGGCAGGGCGGCGCGACACACGAGGAAGGTGCCGTCGGCGTTCACTGCCTGGACCTTCCGCCAGGTCTCGAAGTCCATCTCGTGGGTGTGGGCGAAGCGCAGGATCCCCGCGATGTGACAGACGGCGTCCAGGCGCCCGTAGCGCTCCAGGCCCGACGCCAGCGAGGCCGCCACCGAGTCTTCCTGGGAGACATCGCACACATTTGCGATCGCAGAGCCTCCGAGCTCGATGGCGCGCTTCGCCGTCGCCTCGACTTCGGCGGCCTGGACGTCGGCGCAGATCAGGTGCCCGCCCTCGCTCGCGATGCGTTCCGCCGTGGCGCGCCCGATGCCCGAAGCCGCCCCGGTGATCCACACCACCTTGTCGTCGAAACGTCCCACGTTCTCTCCGACGGTCTAGCGGGGGGCGAGAT includes these proteins:
- a CDS encoding SDR family NAD(P)-dependent oxidoreductase, whose amino-acid sequence is MGRFDDKVVWITGAASGIGRATAERIASEGGHLICADVQAAEVEATAKRAIELGGSAIANVCDVSQEDSVAASLASGLERYGRLDAVCHIAGILRFAHTHEMDFETWRKVQAVNADGTFLVCRAALPHLLETGGNIVNMSSAAAVSGLIYGAAYAASKGAVWSFTKALAIEYAARGVRINAVCPGGIKTPMTKGGAGLPEDADMKLVMRQTPLDHGRGPETVAALIAFLASDEAAHINGEDIVIDGGATA